One Actinomadura viridis genomic region harbors:
- a CDS encoding response regulator transcription factor, which yields MIRILIAEEIPLVRSGLVATLGEVRGIEVVAALGTGERVAALGRGLRPDVALIDVGLPGVDGFTLSGALREVLPECSSLLMASRCRPGDLRRAAEVRAAGLLLKDTSPARLVTVIRRVARGERVIDPDLAFTELGAARNPLTERELEVLRMASRGDSAAQIAQSLVLTIGTVRNHLSRINRKIGARNRVHAIRIAEEAGWL from the coding sequence ATGATCCGGATTCTGATCGCCGAGGAGATCCCGCTGGTGCGCAGCGGGCTCGTCGCGACCCTCGGCGAGGTCCGCGGCATCGAGGTCGTCGCCGCGCTGGGCACGGGGGAGCGGGTGGCCGCGCTCGGACGCGGGCTGCGGCCCGACGTCGCGCTGATCGACGTCGGGCTGCCCGGCGTGGACGGCTTCACCCTCTCGGGCGCCCTGCGCGAGGTCCTGCCCGAGTGCTCCAGCCTCCTGATGGCCTCCCGGTGCCGCCCCGGCGACCTGCGGCGGGCCGCCGAGGTGCGGGCGGCCGGCCTGCTGCTGAAGGACACCTCCCCGGCCCGGCTGGTCACGGTGATCCGACGGGTGGCGCGCGGCGAGCGCGTCATCGACCCCGACCTGGCCTTCACCGAGCTGGGCGCCGCGCGCAACCCGCTCACCGAACGCGAGCTGGAGGTGCTGCGGATGGCCTCGCGGGGCGACTCAGCCGCGCAGATCGCCCAGTCCCTGGTGCTCACCATCGGGACGGTCCGCAACCACCTCTCCCGGATCAACCGGAAGATCGGGGCGCGCAACCGGGTGCACGCCATCCGGATCGCCGAGGAGGCGGGCTGGCTGTGA
- a CDS encoding ornithine cyclodeaminase family protein has protein sequence MTLLLSRSDLEGLLDPADCVAALRRGFTAAPAEVAPRRTVTSLPGPGGATALLPGLVEGVPAYTVKVNAKFPGRRPALRGVVCLHDLDTGELLALLDSATVTAWRTGLAAALGTHALARRDAETLTVIGAGAQSELVMRGLSRLRAVRALTVFDIDADRAADFARRHGALLGAPASVAPDLRTAVHGAEIVIVATWSRRPLLHAADIAPGTQVTSLGADEPGKSELAADLLKGARVVVDDIPLAVEMGVLANAGLGVEHAAGTLSDLLCGQAPGRVKDSEITVYAPVGLPWQDLAVAWTAYHAAAGAGAGADGPRGAGVGHTFDFLS, from the coding sequence GTGACCTTGCTGCTGAGCCGTTCCGATCTCGAGGGCCTGCTCGACCCCGCCGACTGCGTGGCCGCGCTGCGCCGGGGGTTCACCGCCGCGCCCGCCGAGGTCGCGCCGCGCCGTACGGTCACCTCGCTGCCCGGCCCCGGCGGCGCCACCGCGTTGCTGCCCGGCCTGGTCGAGGGCGTCCCGGCGTACACGGTCAAGGTGAACGCCAAGTTCCCGGGGCGGCGTCCGGCGCTGCGCGGCGTGGTGTGCCTGCACGACCTGGACACCGGCGAGCTGCTGGCCCTGCTGGACTCGGCCACCGTCACCGCGTGGCGGACCGGGCTGGCCGCCGCCCTCGGCACGCACGCCCTGGCCCGCCGGGACGCCGAGACCCTCACGGTGATCGGTGCCGGCGCCCAGTCCGAACTGGTCATGCGCGGGCTGTCGCGGCTGCGGGCCGTGCGCGCGCTGACGGTCTTCGACATCGACGCCGACCGCGCGGCCGACTTCGCGCGGCGGCACGGAGCGCTGCTGGGGGCGCCCGCCTCGGTGGCGCCCGACCTGCGGACCGCCGTGCACGGCGCCGAGATCGTGATCGTGGCGACCTGGTCGCGGCGCCCGCTCCTGCACGCCGCCGACATCGCGCCGGGCACCCAGGTGACCTCGCTGGGCGCCGACGAGCCCGGCAAGAGCGAGCTGGCGGCGGACCTGCTGAAGGGCGCCCGGGTCGTGGTCGACGACATCCCGCTCGCGGTGGAGATGGGCGTGCTGGCCAACGCCGGGCTCGGGGTCGAGCACGCCGCCGGGACGCTGAGCGACCTGCTGTGCGGCCAGGCCCCCGGGCGCGTCAAGGACAGCGAGATCACCGTGTACGCCCCGGTCGGCCTGCCCTGGCAGGACCTCGCCGTCGCCTGGACCGCCTACCACGCCGCGGCGGGTGCCGGGGCCGGCGCGGACGGTCCCCGGGGTGCCGGTGTCGGCCACACCTTCGACTTTCTTTCGTGA
- a CDS encoding serine/threonine-protein kinase: MRNPAELRADDPRTIGPYRLLALLGEGGQGTVYLGEDRSGTRVAVKTLHVRLAGDERARRLFLRESAVAREVEPYCTARVLAADVAGDRPYIVSEYVEGESLSDLVRRTGPRDHGSLERLAIGTAAALKGIHRAGIVHRDFKPSNVLLSTDGPRVIDFGIARALTATTTLSSGIVGTPAYMSPEQVAGGDIGPPSDVFSWAVTLTFAATGGPAFGTDGIPAVLHRVLHVDPDLSALPENRRDLLAACLAKAPERRPTMSEVLAELLGDAPARATAPPPGSVPPPGSVPPPGSVPPGSAPPYGPVPQAHGSVPPGQAPGPPPPPWPTAPPPEPGPTRPRLPEEAPDAPRPLGMGVFFAGTLLQVLVGVAMAVQAFRRAPELDALIAVQVLILVMGVAAALLLRLRAGGNR, translated from the coding sequence GTGCGGAATCCCGCGGAACTTCGCGCCGACGACCCCCGGACGATCGGCCCCTACCGGCTGCTGGCGTTACTCGGCGAGGGAGGCCAGGGCACGGTCTATCTCGGAGAGGACCGGTCCGGCACGCGGGTCGCGGTCAAGACCCTGCACGTCCGCCTGGCCGGCGACGAACGGGCACGCCGCCTGTTCCTGCGGGAGAGCGCGGTCGCGCGCGAGGTCGAGCCGTACTGCACGGCCCGCGTCCTGGCCGCCGACGTCGCCGGCGACCGCCCGTACATCGTCAGCGAGTACGTCGAGGGCGAGTCGCTGAGCGATCTGGTCCGCCGCACCGGGCCGCGCGACCACGGCAGTCTGGAACGGCTGGCCATCGGCACGGCCGCCGCGCTGAAGGGCATCCACCGGGCGGGCATCGTCCACCGCGACTTCAAGCCCTCCAACGTCCTGCTGTCCACCGACGGCCCCCGGGTGATCGACTTCGGGATCGCGCGGGCGCTGACGGCGACGACCACGCTGTCCAGCGGGATCGTGGGCACCCCCGCGTACATGTCGCCCGAGCAGGTGGCGGGCGGGGACATCGGCCCGCCCTCGGACGTGTTCTCCTGGGCGGTCACGCTGACCTTCGCCGCGACCGGCGGTCCGGCGTTCGGCACCGACGGCATCCCGGCCGTGCTGCACCGCGTCCTGCACGTCGACCCCGACCTGTCGGCGCTGCCGGAGAACCGGCGCGACCTGCTGGCAGCCTGCCTGGCAAAGGCGCCCGAGCGGCGTCCCACGATGTCGGAGGTCCTGGCCGAACTGCTCGGCGACGCCCCGGCGCGCGCCACCGCGCCGCCGCCGGGATCCGTGCCGCCGCCGGGATCCGTGCCGCCGCCGGGATCCGTGCCGCCGGGATCCGCGCCGCCGTACGGTCCCGTTCCCCAGGCGCACGGTTCCGTTCCTCCGGGACAGGCGCCCGGCCCGCCGCCGCCGCCCTGGCCGACCGCGCCTCCACCGGAGCCCGGCCCGACCCGCCCGCGCCTGCCGGAGGAGGCGCCGGACGCTCCCCGGCCGCTCGGGATGGGGGTCTTCTTCGCCGGCACGCTGCTGCAGGTACTGGTCGGCGTGGCCATGGCCGTCCAAGCGTTCCGCCGCGCGCCCGAGCTGGACGCCCTCATCGCCGTACAGGTGCTCATCCTGGTGATGGGCGTCGCCGCCGCCCTTCTCCTGCGGCTCAGGGCGGGTGGGAACCGTTGA
- a CDS encoding S1 family peptidase: MKHRHARIRGTAALGAATGLVATALVAVPAAHAAPGAPAGPAAPPAPTPQASTAKTARTLADTLGTRSAGAYLDKATGKLVVTVTDAGAASTVRAAGAEPRTVERSGADLKKVMAALKRDATVPGTAWAVDPVSNQVVLSMDSTVSGAKLKKVKAAAGKHGAAVRTRTVAGEFRTFTAGGEAIYTGGGRCSLGFNVTNGSEYFFLTAGHCTDIGGAWYSDAGNTQKLGDTDGSSFPGDDYGIVKYSGAPADTQGVVSLYGGTQDITGAGDATVGQAVTRSGSTTQVHEGEVTALDQTVNYAEGTVSGLIETTVCAEPGDSGGSLFAGSTALGLTSGGSGNCSSGGTTFFQPVGEALSAYGVDIY, translated from the coding sequence GTGAAACACCGTCATGCCCGCATCCGCGGGACCGCGGCCCTCGGTGCCGCCACCGGTCTGGTGGCCACCGCCCTCGTCGCCGTACCGGCCGCGCACGCCGCGCCCGGTGCACCGGCCGGGCCCGCGGCACCCCCCGCACCGACCCCGCAGGCGAGCACGGCCAAGACGGCCCGCACGCTCGCGGACACGCTCGGCACCCGCAGCGCCGGCGCGTACCTCGACAAGGCCACCGGGAAGCTGGTGGTCACCGTGACCGACGCCGGAGCCGCGAGCACCGTGCGCGCCGCCGGCGCCGAACCCCGCACGGTCGAGCGCAGCGGCGCCGACCTGAAGAAGGTCATGGCCGCGCTCAAGCGCGACGCGACCGTCCCCGGCACCGCGTGGGCCGTGGACCCGGTGTCCAACCAGGTCGTGCTGTCGATGGACAGCACGGTCAGCGGCGCAAAGCTCAAGAAGGTCAAGGCCGCGGCGGGCAAGCACGGCGCCGCGGTGCGCACGAGGACGGTCGCGGGCGAGTTCCGCACCTTCACCGCCGGTGGCGAGGCCATCTACACCGGCGGCGGGCGCTGCTCGCTCGGCTTCAACGTGACCAACGGCAGCGAGTACTTCTTCCTGACCGCCGGCCACTGCACCGACATCGGAGGCGCCTGGTACTCCGACGCCGGCAACACCCAGAAGCTGGGCGACACCGACGGGAGCAGCTTCCCCGGCGACGACTACGGCATCGTCAAGTACAGCGGCGCGCCCGCCGACACCCAGGGCGTCGTGAGCCTGTACGGCGGCACGCAGGACATCACGGGCGCGGGCGACGCCACGGTCGGCCAGGCCGTGACCCGCAGCGGCAGCACCACCCAGGTCCACGAGGGCGAGGTGACGGCGCTCGACCAGACGGTGAACTACGCCGAGGGCACCGTCAGCGGCCTGATCGAGACGACGGTGTGCGCCGAGCCCGGCGACAGCGGCGGCTCGCTGTTCGCCGGCTCCACCGCCCTGGGCCTGACCTCGGGCGGCAGCGGCAACTGCTCCAGCGGAGGGACGACGTTCTTCCAGCCGGTGGGCGAGGCGCTCAGCGCGTACGGAGTCGACATCTACTGA
- a CDS encoding thioesterase II family protein → MSWFRCVETRPWASLRLFCLPHAGGSAVFYRTWAREVGPAVELHAVQYPGRADRMSEPMVSDAHRLAHLIAGAMAPLLDRPFALFGHSMGAVVAYEVARLLQERGTPPVHLFASGARPPHDRGEDRVAGRDDDGLVEALAELGGTDAEVLRDPELRELVLPYVRNDFALIEGYRYRPEPRLNVPVTVLAGDSDPHADPGAAAKWRQVTDAGPCNVRVWPGDHFYLTAHRSEVIGEVLRTLEVPVGP, encoded by the coding sequence GTGAGCTGGTTCCGTTGCGTGGAGACCCGGCCCTGGGCGTCGCTGCGGCTGTTCTGCCTGCCGCACGCGGGCGGCTCGGCGGTGTTCTACCGGACCTGGGCCCGCGAGGTCGGCCCCGCGGTCGAGCTGCACGCGGTGCAGTACCCGGGGCGGGCCGACCGGATGTCCGAGCCGATGGTCTCCGACGCGCACCGGCTCGCCCACCTGATCGCCGGGGCGATGGCGCCGCTGCTGGACCGGCCGTTCGCGCTGTTCGGGCACAGCATGGGCGCGGTGGTCGCCTACGAGGTCGCGCGGCTCCTGCAGGAACGCGGCACGCCCCCGGTCCACCTGTTCGCCTCCGGTGCCCGCCCCCCGCACGACCGGGGCGAGGACCGTGTCGCCGGCCGCGACGACGACGGCCTGGTCGAGGCGCTGGCCGAGCTGGGCGGCACCGACGCGGAGGTGCTCCGGGACCCGGAGCTGCGGGAGCTGGTGCTGCCGTACGTGCGCAACGACTTCGCCCTCATCGAGGGCTACCGGTACCGGCCCGAGCCGCGCCTGAACGTCCCGGTGACCGTGCTGGCCGGCGACTCCGACCCGCACGCCGATCCCGGCGCCGCCGCGAAGTGGCGCCAGGTCACCGACGCGGGGCCGTGCAACGTGCGGGTCTGGCCCGGCGACCACTTCTACCTGACGGCGCACCGGTCCGAGGTGATCGGCGAGGTGCTGCGCACGCTGGAGGTGCCCGTCGGCCCCTGA
- a CDS encoding GNAT family N-acetyltransferase, translating into MAGGDAFPGEPAAGTAVVEIPAVTEWAMEMRDSADLRPAPPPGTAMTFTLARRPSADVSRALYAAVGARVCWTDRFPWSHEDWRAWVERPELSTWLAMADGTVAGFFELEAQPGGDTEVHLVGLTPAFVGRGYGGHLVEQCVRRAWQRGRSWARHAGPATRVWLRTSTLDHPSAMANYRRRGFTVAGESTRPKRVPDPRLAPWPLPCDPRPVPGPGRTGAAEEEELIR; encoded by the coding sequence GTGGCCGGCGGCGACGCGTTCCCCGGGGAACCGGCCGCCGGGACCGCGGTGGTCGAGATCCCGGCCGTGACCGAGTGGGCGATGGAGATGCGCGACAGCGCCGACCTGCGGCCCGCGCCGCCGCCGGGGACCGCGATGACCTTCACCCTGGCCCGCCGCCCGTCGGCCGACGTCAGCCGCGCGCTGTACGCGGCCGTGGGGGCCCGGGTGTGCTGGACCGACCGGTTCCCCTGGTCGCACGAGGACTGGCGGGCGTGGGTCGAGCGGCCCGAGCTGAGCACCTGGCTGGCCATGGCCGACGGCACGGTCGCGGGGTTCTTCGAACTGGAGGCGCAGCCCGGCGGGGACACCGAGGTGCACCTGGTGGGGCTCACCCCGGCGTTCGTCGGCCGCGGGTACGGCGGTCACCTGGTCGAGCAGTGCGTGCGGAGGGCCTGGCAGCGCGGGCGGTCATGGGCCCGGCACGCCGGACCCGCTACCCGGGTGTGGCTGCGGACCAGTACGCTCGATCACCCGAGCGCGATGGCCAACTACCGGCGACGGGGGTTCACCGTGGCGGGCGAGTCGACCCGGCCCAAGCGCGTGCCGGACCCGCGGCTGGCGCCGTGGCCGCTGCCGTGCGATCCGCGTCCCGTCCCGGGACCGGGCCGTACGGGTGCCGCCGAAGAGGAGGAGTTGATCCGGTGA
- a CDS encoding MbtH family protein, producing the protein MTNPFEDPDGTYLVLVNDEGQHSLWPSFAQVPAGWTVAKDEDGRQACLDYIEEHWTDMRPASLIEAMGDR; encoded by the coding sequence ATGACCAACCCCTTCGAGGACCCCGACGGCACCTACCTCGTCCTGGTCAACGACGAGGGCCAGCACTCGCTGTGGCCGTCGTTCGCCCAGGTCCCCGCCGGATGGACGGTCGCCAAGGACGAGGACGGCCGCCAGGCGTGCCTGGACTACATCGAGGAGCACTGGACCGACATGCGGCCCGCGAGCCTGATCGAGGCGATGGGCGACAGATAG
- a CDS encoding amino acid adenylation domain-containing protein: MTVRQDDAQRKKSQLEDILPLSPLQQGLFFHALYDTGATASGAVTRDVYTAQIVFDMRGPLDTHALRSAAGTLLRRHANLRAGFRQRKEGTPVQVVHRRVRLPWEEADLTGLPESGREAGARALAERERARPFDMARPPLLRFLLVRMAADLHRMVFTHHHILLDGWSTPVLQTELFALYLAGGDDTGLPRVTPYKNHLAWLAAQDRGAAEDAWRRALAGLEEPTLLAPHAPEPGTDPPRRVRAALDAELTAALSARAREHGVTLNTVLQLGWGVLLGRMTGRADVVFGAAVSGRPPELPGVEQMIGLFVNTVPVRVRVRPADTVADALVRLQREQADLMAHHHLGLADIQRLAGTGGALFDTMTVLENYPFDPDAAGTDLGGLTLHEVDGYDASHYPYTFAAVPGPRLSLRLDHRPGACSAADAERMMRRYVRLLETIAHRPDLPLARADVLDGGERALALRDARGTRTGRGPGTVTGRFAAVAAAHPDAEAVRTTAGTSLTYAALDERANRLAHRLTALGVRPDTPVAMLLERSADLVVASLAVLKAGGAYAPIHHGHPPERMAWTIDAIGAPVLLTDTAMAGRASALGTPARVVVVDGDADLAASPATDPGVPCHPEQLAYVVFTSGSTGVPKGVMLRHRDVVDLATDTRLSAGAHDRVLVHSAHAFDASLYELWTPLLRGGTAVMAPPGRLHGADFERIIAAERLTGLFLTTTLFNLVAEERPGAFAGLREVLTGGEAGSPAAMRKVIAACPGTEVGHVYGPTEATTYTTYAGLRGRLAGPGESAAVLGRPLDDMRVYVLDPWLRPVAPGVTGEAYIAGAGLARGYLGRPALTAERFVADPFGAPGDRMYRTGDLMRRRPGGDLEYLDRADFQVKVRGFRIEPGEIEAAVAAHPGVAHVAVVAREDAPGVKHLVAYVVPAARPDDDAARAGASAFGEELRSFAAERLPEYMVPAAFVVLGTLPTNANGKLDRAALPAPGFGGGARTGREPRTPREELLCGLFARVLGLERVGADVGFFDLGGDSITALRLVTLARQAGLEITPRDVFTHQTAAALTRLGEPDDRLGFEVLLPIRPAGSRPPVFFVHPAGGLAWGYFRFPRHLGDDRPVYGLQARAFTQAELPGSIEEMAEDYLARIRSVRPSGPYHLVGWSLGGLVAYEAARRLRAAGERVGLLALVDAYHGQDLEAEKREILPELLESIGIDARMVAADGNPDLEQIMAVLAERGDALATLGEDDLVNVYRNYENGLRQAERYRPGPFPGDLLFFTATRGRTAASPTARSNWGPLVGGDIEDHPIDAEHHLLMEPGPVAEMGAILAARLDKLD, from the coding sequence GTGACCGTGCGACAGGACGACGCGCAGCGGAAGAAGTCCCAGCTGGAGGACATCCTTCCCCTCTCACCGCTCCAGCAGGGGCTGTTCTTCCACGCGCTGTACGACACGGGCGCGACCGCCTCGGGCGCCGTGACCCGGGACGTCTACACCGCGCAGATCGTCTTCGACATGCGCGGCCCGCTCGACACCCACGCCCTCCGTTCGGCCGCCGGGACCCTGCTGCGGCGGCACGCCAACCTGCGCGCCGGGTTCCGGCAGCGCAAGGAGGGCACCCCGGTCCAGGTCGTGCACCGCAGGGTGCGGCTGCCCTGGGAGGAGGCCGACCTGACCGGGCTGCCGGAGTCCGGGCGCGAGGCCGGTGCCAGGGCGCTGGCCGAACGGGAGCGGGCCCGGCCGTTCGACATGGCCCGGCCACCGCTGCTGCGGTTCCTGCTGGTCAGGATGGCCGCCGACCTGCACCGGATGGTGTTCACCCACCACCACATCCTGCTGGACGGGTGGTCCACGCCGGTGCTGCAGACCGAGCTCTTCGCGCTCTACCTCGCGGGCGGCGACGACACCGGGCTGCCGCGCGTCACCCCGTACAAGAACCATCTGGCGTGGCTCGCCGCGCAGGACCGGGGCGCCGCCGAGGACGCCTGGCGGCGCGCGCTGGCGGGCCTGGAGGAACCGACCCTGCTCGCCCCGCACGCGCCCGAGCCGGGTACCGACCCGCCCCGGCGGGTCCGGGCCGCCCTCGACGCGGAGCTCACCGCCGCGCTGTCCGCCCGCGCCCGCGAGCACGGCGTCACGCTCAACACCGTGCTCCAGCTCGGCTGGGGCGTGCTGCTGGGCCGCATGACGGGCCGCGCCGACGTGGTGTTCGGCGCCGCCGTGTCGGGCCGGCCGCCCGAGCTGCCCGGCGTGGAGCAGATGATCGGGCTGTTCGTCAACACCGTCCCGGTGCGGGTCCGGGTCCGGCCCGCGGACACCGTCGCCGACGCCCTCGTCCGGCTGCAGCGCGAGCAGGCCGACCTCATGGCCCACCACCACCTCGGGCTCGCCGACATCCAGCGGCTCGCCGGCACCGGCGGCGCCCTCTTCGACACCATGACCGTGCTGGAGAACTATCCGTTCGACCCGGACGCCGCGGGAACCGACCTCGGCGGGCTCACCCTGCACGAGGTGGACGGGTACGACGCCAGCCACTACCCCTACACCTTCGCCGCCGTGCCCGGCCCCCGCCTGTCGCTGCGGCTCGACCACCGGCCCGGCGCCTGCTCCGCCGCGGACGCCGAGCGGATGATGCGCCGCTACGTCCGGCTCCTCGAGACGATCGCGCACCGGCCGGACCTCCCCCTCGCCCGCGCCGACGTCCTCGACGGCGGCGAACGGGCGCTCGCGCTGCGCGACGCGCGGGGCACGCGGACCGGCCGCGGCCCCGGCACCGTCACCGGCCGGTTCGCCGCGGTGGCCGCCGCGCACCCGGACGCGGAGGCCGTACGGACCACCGCCGGGACGTCCCTCACCTACGCCGCCCTGGACGAGCGCGCCAACCGCCTCGCGCACCGGCTGACCGCCCTCGGCGTCCGCCCGGACACCCCCGTCGCGATGCTCCTCGAACGCTCCGCCGACCTGGTCGTGGCGAGCCTGGCCGTGCTCAAGGCGGGCGGCGCGTACGCGCCGATCCACCACGGCCACCCGCCGGAACGGATGGCCTGGACGATCGACGCGATCGGGGCGCCGGTGCTGCTGACCGACACCGCGATGGCCGGCCGCGCGTCCGCCCTCGGCACCCCGGCCCGCGTGGTGGTCGTGGACGGCGACGCGGACCTCGCCGCGTCGCCCGCCACCGACCCCGGTGTCCCCTGCCATCCCGAGCAGCTCGCGTACGTGGTGTTCACCTCCGGCTCCACCGGCGTGCCCAAGGGCGTCATGCTGCGCCACCGCGACGTCGTGGACCTGGCCACCGACACGCGGCTGAGCGCCGGCGCGCACGACCGCGTCCTGGTGCACTCCGCGCACGCCTTCGACGCGTCCCTCTACGAACTGTGGACGCCGCTGCTGCGCGGCGGCACCGCGGTCATGGCGCCGCCCGGCCGGCTGCACGGCGCCGACTTCGAACGGATCATCGCCGCCGAGCGGCTCACCGGGCTGTTCCTCACCACCACCCTGTTCAACCTGGTCGCCGAGGAACGCCCCGGCGCGTTCGCCGGGCTCAGGGAGGTCCTCACCGGTGGGGAGGCCGGGTCGCCCGCCGCCATGCGCAAGGTCATCGCCGCCTGCCCCGGCACCGAGGTCGGCCACGTGTACGGGCCGACCGAGGCGACGACGTACACCACGTACGCCGGGCTGCGCGGGCGGCTGGCCGGCCCCGGCGAGAGCGCCGCCGTCCTCGGCCGGCCGCTCGACGACATGCGCGTGTACGTGCTGGACCCGTGGCTGCGGCCGGTGGCGCCCGGCGTGACCGGGGAGGCGTACATCGCCGGCGCCGGGCTGGCCCGCGGCTACCTCGGCCGGCCCGCGCTCACCGCCGAACGGTTCGTGGCCGACCCGTTCGGTGCCCCGGGCGACCGGATGTACCGGACCGGCGACCTGATGCGCCGGCGGCCCGGCGGCGACCTGGAGTACCTCGACCGCGCCGACTTCCAGGTCAAGGTCCGGGGCTTCCGCATCGAGCCGGGCGAGATCGAGGCGGCCGTCGCCGCCCACCCCGGCGTGGCCCACGTCGCGGTCGTCGCCCGCGAGGACGCCCCGGGCGTCAAGCACCTGGTCGCCTACGTCGTCCCCGCGGCCCGCCCGGACGACGACGCGGCGAGGGCGGGCGCCTCCGCGTTCGGTGAGGAGCTGCGGTCGTTCGCGGCGGAACGGCTGCCCGAGTACATGGTCCCGGCGGCCTTCGTCGTGCTCGGCACGCTCCCGACCAACGCCAACGGCAAGCTCGACCGCGCCGCGCTGCCCGCGCCCGGCTTCGGCGGCGGCGCGCGCACGGGCCGGGAGCCGCGCACCCCCCGCGAGGAACTGCTGTGCGGGCTCTTCGCCCGCGTCCTGGGCCTGGAACGGGTCGGCGCGGACGTGGGGTTCTTCGACCTTGGCGGCGACAGCATCACCGCTCTCAGGCTGGTGACCCTGGCGCGGCAGGCGGGCCTGGAGATCACACCGCGGGACGTCTTCACCCACCAGACCGCGGCGGCGCTCACCCGGCTCGGCGAGCCGGACGACCGCCTCGGCTTCGAGGTGCTGCTGCCGATCCGGCCGGCCGGCTCCCGGCCGCCGGTGTTCTTCGTCCACCCGGCGGGCGGGCTGGCCTGGGGCTACTTTCGGTTCCCCCGGCATCTCGGGGACGACCGGCCGGTGTACGGGCTCCAGGCGCGCGCCTTCACCCAGGCCGAGCTGCCCGGCTCGATCGAGGAGATGGCCGAGGACTACCTCGCGCGGATCCGTTCGGTGCGGCCGTCCGGGCCCTACCACCTGGTCGGCTGGTCGCTGGGCGGGCTCGTCGCCTACGAGGCGGCCCGGCGGCTGCGGGCGGCGGGGGAGCGGGTCGGCCTGCTCGCGCTCGTCGACGCCTACCACGGCCAGGACCTGGAGGCCGAGAAGAGGGAGATCCTGCCCGAGCTGCTGGAGTCCATCGGGATCGACGCCCGGATGGTCGCCGCGGACGGCAACCCCGACCTGGAGCAGATCATGGCGGTGCTGGCCGAGCGCGGCGACGCCCTCGCCACCCTCGGCGAGGACGACCTGGTCAACGTCTACCGCAACTACGAGAACGGCCTGCGGCAGGCCGAGAGGTACCGGCCCGGCCCCTTCCCGGGCGACCTGCTCTTCTTCACCGCCACCCGGGGCCGTACCGCGGCCTCGCCCACCGCCCGCTCCAACTGGGGCCCGCTGGTCGGCGGGGACATCGAGGACCACCCGATCGACGCCGAGCACCACCTGCTGATGGAGCCCGGCCCGGTCGCCGAGATGGGCGCGATCCTCGCCGCCCGGCTCGACAAGCTCGACTGA